Part of the Amycolatopsis lurida genome is shown below.
GTCCGCGATGACCTACGACCTGCCGGAAGGCGTCACCTGGGCCGACCTCGGCTCCGGGACCGCCCGCGAGTTCCCGCAATGGGCGATCGACCACCAGAACAACTTCAGGATGCTGCCCGGCGACACGCTCGCGGGGATCCTCGCGCGCTACGAGCAGGTGGCCGCGCGGACGAACGAAATCGTCTCGTCCATTCCGGACCTTTCCGCGACGCACCCACTGCCGGAGGCACCCTGGAACCCGCCGGGCGCGGTGTGGAGCGTGCGCCGCGTGCTGACTCACGTCATCGCCGAGACCGCGCAGCACGCCGGCCACGCCGACATCCTGCGGGAAAGCATCGACGGCCGGAAATCGACCTGATCAGCGCGCGATCTCGTCGCGAAGGCCAGCCGCCGTACGAGGCTTTGCCGGATCTGCCGCCGAACGTGCGGTTCGTCGACTTCAGCGGCTACTTCTGCACGGTCGAGATCTGCCACATGTCGACGATGTCGGCCATCGCGGAGAAGGCGGTCACCGAGGCGCTCGGCTGGGGCGGACGATCACACGGAGGAACCGCCACCCGGCGGGTGATCCAGACAACAAATCGCCGTTGGATTGCGTAATAATGCACTGATTCGATGGTATGACGACACTTTGTGCAACGATCATCCCTTATCGGTGCATCGAAACGGCGGATATCGTCGTCGGTATGAAGGTCGCCGTCCATCAGGGCTCGTACGCCGAGCTGCCGTCCGCCGTCGCGGCGTCGGGCGCCGATCTCGTGATCGCCGCCGAGATGAGCACCACCGGCTATCACATCGGCGCCCGTTCCCGCGAGCTCGCCGAACCGGCCGACGGGCCGACAGCGAAGCGGATGTCCGCGCTGGCAAGGGAAACCTGTGTCGCACTGGCCTACGGGTACCCCGAGTCCGCGGACGGCCGCGTGTACAACAGCGTCCAGCTGATCGGCCCCGGCGGACAGCGCCTGGCGAACTACCGCAAGACACATCTGTTCGGCGACATCGACCGTGACTGGTTCGAACCGGGTACCGAGGCGGTCGTGCAGGCCGAACTCGACGGCCTGCGGATCGGCCTGCTGATCTGCTACGACGTCGAGTTCCCCGAACTGGTGCGGGCGCACGCGCTGGCGGGGACCGAACTCCTCGTGGTGCCGACCGCGTTGATGAGCCCGTACGAACTGGTCGCCGACACGCTGGTGCCCGCCCGCGCCTACGAAAGCCAGCTGTTCGTCGCCTACGCGAACCGGTGCGACACCGAACAGGAGCTGACCTACTGCGGCCGCTCCTGCGTCGTCGCTCCGACCGGCGAAGTGCTCGCCCGCGCGGGCACCGATCCGGCGCTGATCAGCGCCGAAGTCCCCCGTGACGCGCTCGTCGCGTCGCGTCTGGAGAACACCCACCTCGCCGACCGACGGCCCGAGCTGTACCGAGGACTTTCCGCATGACCTCCGCCCTCCCGACCGCGATCCACCACGACGAACCGGCGGGCCGCCCGATCACCATGTTCGGCCCCGATTTCCCGTTCGCCTACGACGATTTCCTCGCCCACCCCGCCGGACTCGGCTCGCTCCCCGCCGAACGCCACGGCACCGAGGTGGCGGTGATCGGCGGCGGCCTCTCCGGCATCGTCACCGCGTACGAGCTGATGAAACTCGGCCTGCGCCCGGTCGTGTACGAGATCGCCGAGATCGGTGGCCGCCTCCGCACGGTGAACTTCCCCGGCTGCCCGGACGACGTCGTCGCGGAGATGGGCGCGATGCGCTTCCCGCCGTCGTCGACCGCGCTCTTCCACTACATCGACAAGGTCGGCCTGGAGACGACACCGTTCCCGAACCCGCTCGCGGAGGGCACGCCGAGCACCGTCGTCGACCTCAAGGGGGAGAGCCACTACGCGCGCACGGCGGACGACCTTCCCGCCGTCTTCGGCAAGGTCGCGGCCGCCTGGGACAGCACGCTGTCCGAGCAGGCCGCGTTCACCGAGATGCAGATGGCGATCCGCGAACGCGACGTGAAGACGATCAAGCGGCTGTGGAACGAGCTCGTGCCGCGCCTGGACAACCAGACCTTCTACGGCTTCCTCTGCGACTCGCCCGCGTTCGCCTCGTTCCGTGACCGTGAGATCTTCGGGCAGGTCGGCTTCGGGACCGGCGGCTGGGACACCGACTTCCCCAACTCGATCCTGGAGATCCTGCGGGTGGTCTACACCGGCGCCGACGACGAGCACCGCAGCATCGTCGGCGGCAGCAGGCGGCTTCCGTTGCGGTTGTGGGAACACGCGCCCGAAGACATCGCGTTCTGGCCCGCGGGAACGAGTTTGAGCTCGCTGCACGGCGGGAGCCCGAACCCCGGCGTCGCCAGGTTGCACCGCACCGCGCCGAACAACATCACCGTGACCGACACCGAGGGCCGCATCCGTACCTATCCGGCGGCGGTGTTCACCGCGCAGAGCTGGATGCTGCTGTCGAAGATCGCCTGCGACGAGGCGCTGTTCCCGATCGACCACTGGACGGCGATCGAGCGCACGCACTACATGGAGTCCTCGAAGGTCTTCGTCCCGGTCGACCGGCCGTTCTGGCTGGACAAGGACCCGGCGACCGGCCGCGACACGATGAGCATGACGCTCACCGACCGCATGCCGCGCGGCACGTACCTGCTCGGCGACGACCCGGACGCGCCCGCGGTGATCTGCCTGTCCTACACCTGGGCCGACGATTCGCTGAAGTGGCTGCCGCTCTCGGTTTCCGAGCGGGTCGAGGTGATGCTGCAGTCGCTGCGGGAGATCTACCCCGGCGTCGACGTCCGGCGGCACATCATCGGCGACCCGGTGACCGTGTCCTGGGAGGCCGAACCGCATTTCATGGGCGCGTTCAAGGCCAACCTGCCCGGCCACTACCGCTATCAGCACCGGCTGTTCACCCACTTCAAGCAGGACCGGCTGGAGGAGCGCCACCGCGGTCTCTTCCTGGCGGGCGACGACGTCTCGTGGACGGCGGGCTGGGCCGAAGGCGCCGTCCAGACGGCGCTGAACGCGGTGTGGGGCGTCCTGCACCACTTCGGTGGCGAGACCGACCCGGCGAACCCGGGACCGGGCGACGTCTACGACGAGATCGCGCCCGTCGAGCTGCCCGACTGAGCGCGGCGGTCCACCAGCCACGCCGTGCCCGCCGCGAGGAGGGCGCCGAGTACCGCGCCGATGGTGTTCATCAGCCAGTCGTTGGTGTCGCAGGCGCGGCCGATCGCGGGCACGAGCGCCTGGAGCGTCTCGATCACGGCGGACAGCGCCGAACCCGCCGCGAGCATCGTCACCGGGCGCCGGGACGCCAGCGCGGCGAAGCAGACCGGCGGGAGGAACAGCGCGACGTTGGCCAGGAGTTCGACCGCGCCCGGCGTGGGCACGGAGAACTGGACGGTGCACAGGATCCCGTCGATCGTGTGCGCCGTCGG
Proteins encoded:
- a CDS encoding DinB family protein, whose translation is MTATILDAERADLLEALDAVRAALTTTVQGLTDEQLDERPTVSELSLGGLIKHVASIEEMRLRFAVEGPSAMTYDLPEGVTWADLGSGTAREFPQWAIDHQNNFRMLPGDTLAGILARYEQVAARTNEIVSSIPDLSATHPLPEAPWNPPGAVWSVRRVLTHVIAETAQHAGHADILRESIDGRKST
- a CDS encoding carbon-nitrogen hydrolase family protein, coding for MKVAVHQGSYAELPSAVAASGADLVIAAEMSTTGYHIGARSRELAEPADGPTAKRMSALARETCVALAYGYPESADGRVYNSVQLIGPGGQRLANYRKTHLFGDIDRDWFEPGTEAVVQAELDGLRIGLLICYDVEFPELVRAHALAGTELLVVPTALMSPYELVADTLVPARAYESQLFVAYANRCDTEQELTYCGRSCVVAPTGEVLARAGTDPALISAEVPRDALVASRLENTHLADRRPELYRGLSA
- a CDS encoding flavin monoamine oxidase family protein, which gives rise to MTSALPTAIHHDEPAGRPITMFGPDFPFAYDDFLAHPAGLGSLPAERHGTEVAVIGGGLSGIVTAYELMKLGLRPVVYEIAEIGGRLRTVNFPGCPDDVVAEMGAMRFPPSSTALFHYIDKVGLETTPFPNPLAEGTPSTVVDLKGESHYARTADDLPAVFGKVAAAWDSTLSEQAAFTEMQMAIRERDVKTIKRLWNELVPRLDNQTFYGFLCDSPAFASFRDREIFGQVGFGTGGWDTDFPNSILEILRVVYTGADDEHRSIVGGSRRLPLRLWEHAPEDIAFWPAGTSLSSLHGGSPNPGVARLHRTAPNNITVTDTEGRIRTYPAAVFTAQSWMLLSKIACDEALFPIDHWTAIERTHYMESSKVFVPVDRPFWLDKDPATGRDTMSMTLTDRMPRGTYLLGDDPDAPAVICLSYTWADDSLKWLPLSVSERVEVMLQSLREIYPGVDVRRHIIGDPVTVSWEAEPHFMGAFKANLPGHYRYQHRLFTHFKQDRLEERHRGLFLAGDDVSWTAGWAEGAVQTALNAVWGVLHHFGGETDPANPGPGDVYDEIAPVELPD
- a CDS encoding VanZ family protein, whose amino-acid sequence is MITNFLLDHSALVPVAILLVALVCAVLGRLFASRRRILWALAGVSLLPVLALTLVPTAHTIDGILCTVQFSVPTPGAVELLANVALFLPPVCFAALASRRPVTMLAAGSALSAVIETLQALVPAIGRACDTNDWLMNTIGAVLGALLAAGTAWLVDRRAQSGSSTGAISS